One region of Chaetodon auriga isolate fChaAug3 chromosome 5, fChaAug3.hap1, whole genome shotgun sequence genomic DNA includes:
- the txnrd2.2 gene encoding thioredoxin reductase 2, tandem duplicate 2: protein MAAFCRGRHRWKRTNCLHVLTRNLTGKYDYDLLVIGGGSGGLACSKEAAQAGQKVAVLDYVEPSIRGTKWGLGGTCVNVGCIPKKLMHQAALLGTAVKDSKKYGWQIPEPVCHDWATMAEAVQNHVRSLNWGHRVQLQDKKVKYLNVKGSLVDEHTVKGLTKAGKEMILTAKNIVIATGGRPKYPTNVPGAMEHGITSDDIFWLNKPPGKTLVVGASYVALECAGFLTGVGLDTTVMVRSIALRGFDQQMAGLVTDYMEAYGTKFAWKCVPKRVDKLSSGALQVTWTDTQTGDEHKDTYDSVLWAVGRAPETKALGLDKLGVKLNKETGKIVVGADESTSVPNIYAFGDIGEGRPELTPTAIKAGKLLARRLAGQSTELMNYDNVPTTVFTPLEYGCVGLSEEEAEKRHGKDGIEVYHAFYKPLEFTVAERDASQCYLKVICERGGEQKILGLHFTGPNAGEVTQGFALGFQCGATYSHLLQTVGIHPTCAEEVIKVNITKRSGLDATVTGC from the exons ATGGCTGCCTTCTGTAGGGGCAGGCACCGGTGGAAAAGGACTaattgtttgcatgttttgacAAGAAACCTGACAG GGAAGTATGATTATGACCTGCTGGTTATTGGTGGTGGATCAGGAGGCCTTGCGTGTTCCAAAGAGG CCGCACAGGCGGGGCAGAAAGTTGCTGTTTTAGACTATGTGGAGCCATCGATTAGAG GTACCAAGTGGGGTCTTGGTGGAACATGTGTTAACGTTGGCTGCATTCCTAAGAAACTCATGCACCAGGCTGCTCTACTTGGCACTGCAGTCAAAGATTCCAAGAAGTATGGCTGGCAGATCCCTGAGCCGGTCTGCCATGACTG GGCCACCATGGCGGAGGCTGTTCAGAACCACGTCAGGTCTCTGAACTGGGGTCACAGAGTTCAGCTGCAGGACAA GAAAGTGAAGTATCTGAACGTCAAAGGAAGCCTGGTGGATGAACACACTGTTAAAGGCCTAACTAAAGCAGGGAAAGAG ATGATCCTGACTGCCAAGAACATTGTGATCGCCACAGGGGGACGGCCCAAGTACCCCACAAAC GTCCCTGGAGCAATGGAGCACGGCATCACCAGTGACGACATCTTCTGGCTGAATAAGCCGCCTGGGAAAAC gcTCGTGGTTGGAGCCAGCT ATGTGGCTCTGGAGTGTGCAGGCTTCCTCACCGGCGTTGGCTTGGACACCACGGTGATGGTTCGCAGCATCGCCCTCCGGGGGTTTGATCAG CAAATGGCAGGTCTGGTGACAGACTACATGGAGGCATACGGGACCAAGTTCGCATGGAAGTGTGTCCCAAAGAGAGTGGACAAACTGTCCTCAGGAGCCCTGCAGGTGACCTGGACTGACACTCAGACGGGCGACGAACACAAGGACACCTACGACTCTGTGTTATGGGCAGTTG GCAGAGCGCCTGAAACCAAAGCCCTGGGCCTGGACAAGCTTGGTGTGAAACTCAACAAGGAAACGGGGAAAATAGTTGTGGGTGCTGACGAATCCACCTCGGTGCCAAACATCTACGCTTTCGGTGACATCGGCGAG GGTCGTCCTGAATTGACCCCAACAGCCATTAAAGCAGGAAAGCTTCTTGCCCGCAGACTGGCTGGTCAGAGCACTGAGCTCATGAACTACGACAAT gtacCCACCACGGTGTTCACCCCCCTGGAGTACGGCTGTGTGGGTCTGTCTGAGGAAGAGGCTGAGAAGAGGCATGGAAAAGACGGCATAGAG GTCTACCATGCTTTCTACAAGCCTCTGGAATTCACTGTTGCAGAGCGTGATGCCAGCCAGTGTTACTTAAAG GTGATATGTGAGCGGGGTGGAGAGCAGAAGATCCTCGGTCTGCACTTCACTGGTCCAAACGCTGGAGAAGTCACACAGGGCTTTGCTCTGGGCTTCCA gtgtggAGCCACGTATTCCCACCTGTTGCAGACAGTTGGCATCCACCCAACCTGTGCTGAAGAGGTGATCAAGGTCAACATCACAAAGCGCTCGGGCTTGGACGCCACGGTCACCGGCTGCTGA